A stretch of Ferribacterium limneticum DNA encodes these proteins:
- a CDS encoding penicillin-binding protein 1A: protein MALIVLILAYPNLPSLEVLTDYRPKIPLRVYTADGFLIGEYGEERRAVVAIKDVPPIMKQAILAAEDDRFYQHGGIDYTGILRAAGANLIGGGKRQGASTITQQVARNFFLTGEKTYTRKLYEALLSFKIESNLTKDQIFELYINQIFLGQRAYGFAAAAQIYFGKPLKDISIAEAAMLAGLPKAPSAYNPVVNPTRARLRQQYVLRRMHELGHISETQHAAALKEPLIVKRELAGYAVHAEYVAEMARQITAERFPEEVYSRGMKVYTTLIKAEQEAAYNSLRKGVMDYDRRHGYRGAESYLDMKDIKSDQDEAIDEALQDISDTGDLIPALVLSADAKQIKAYRKGGEVVTLTGDAMKFAAKMLDDKAPPNKRLKRSAIIRLQKDDKGGWQISQLPEVESAFVAVDPKDGAIRALVGGFDFNRNKFNHVTQAWRQPGSSFKPFIYSASLEKGFSPNSVIADEPIVIPASQTGTQAWEPHNYDGKYEGPMKMRTALAKSKNMVSIRILQAIGTNYAQDYAGRFGFDPAKHPPYLTMALGAGSVTPWQMVTAYSVFANGGFKVNPFVVREIRDEREQVLARSAEIEAGSDTIRVIDPRNAFMMDTMLRDVAIYGTAAKASAILKRQDLAGKTGTTNEYVDAWFCGYQMTVAGCAWIGFDQPRKLGDKETGGTAALPIWIGYMARALKDVPMQVQQAPEGLIAYGEGRDRSYVYAENAANERTPEEESQDATPLPKPDLSTPPSD from the coding sequence ATGGCATTGATTGTCCTCATTCTGGCCTATCCAAACCTCCCGTCGCTTGAAGTGTTGACCGACTACCGCCCAAAGATTCCTTTGCGTGTGTATACAGCTGACGGCTTCCTGATCGGCGAATACGGCGAGGAGCGCCGCGCGGTGGTTGCGATCAAGGACGTGCCACCAATCATGAAGCAGGCCATTCTGGCCGCTGAGGATGATCGCTTTTATCAGCATGGCGGCATCGATTACACCGGAATCCTGCGCGCAGCTGGCGCAAATTTGATTGGTGGCGGCAAACGCCAAGGCGCATCGACCATTACCCAGCAGGTCGCCAGGAACTTCTTTTTGACCGGCGAAAAGACCTACACGCGCAAACTTTACGAGGCACTTCTCTCTTTCAAGATAGAAAGCAACCTGACGAAAGACCAGATTTTCGAGCTGTACATCAACCAGATTTTCCTTGGTCAGCGCGCCTATGGATTTGCCGCGGCCGCCCAGATTTATTTCGGCAAGCCGCTGAAAGATATTTCGATTGCCGAAGCGGCCATGCTGGCCGGCTTGCCGAAGGCACCATCGGCCTACAACCCGGTGGTGAACCCGACTCGGGCCAGACTTCGCCAACAATACGTACTGCGCCGCATGCATGAACTGGGGCATATCTCGGAAACCCAACACGCCGCCGCCCTGAAAGAGCCGCTGATCGTCAAGCGCGAACTGGCGGGCTACGCCGTTCATGCCGAATATGTCGCCGAAATGGCTCGCCAGATCACGGCGGAACGCTTTCCGGAAGAGGTTTACTCCCGCGGGATGAAGGTTTACACGACGCTAATCAAAGCCGAGCAGGAAGCCGCCTACAACAGCCTGCGGAAAGGCGTCATGGACTACGACCGACGGCACGGCTACCGGGGCGCCGAATCCTATCTGGACATGAAGGACATCAAGTCCGACCAGGATGAGGCGATCGACGAAGCGCTTCAGGACATCTCCGACACGGGGGATCTGATCCCCGCCCTGGTGCTGTCGGCCGACGCCAAACAAATCAAGGCTTACCGCAAGGGCGGCGAAGTCGTGACACTGACTGGCGATGCGATGAAATTCGCTGCCAAGATGCTCGACGACAAGGCTCCGCCGAACAAGCGCCTGAAACGTAGCGCCATCATTCGCCTGCAGAAGGACGACAAGGGTGGCTGGCAGATCAGCCAGTTGCCGGAAGTCGAGTCTGCATTCGTCGCGGTCGATCCAAAAGATGGAGCCATTCGCGCCCTGGTCGGCGGTTTCGATTTCAATCGCAACAAATTCAACCATGTCACGCAGGCCTGGCGGCAGCCAGGTTCCAGTTTCAAACCATTCATCTACTCGGCCTCGCTGGAAAAGGGTTTCAGCCCGAACAGCGTGATTGCCGATGAACCAATCGTCATTCCGGCTAGCCAGACCGGCACCCAGGCTTGGGAGCCGCATAACTACGATGGCAAGTACGAAGGCCCGATGAAGATGCGCACGGCACTGGCCAAATCGAAGAACATGGTATCGATCCGCATCCTGCAGGCTATCGGCACGAACTACGCTCAGGACTACGCCGGACGCTTCGGCTTCGATCCCGCCAAGCATCCACCCTATCTGACCATGGCGCTAGGTGCCGGATCAGTCACCCCATGGCAGATGGTCACCGCCTATTCCGTGTTTGCCAACGGCGGCTTCAAGGTCAATCCATTCGTCGTCCGCGAAATTCGTGACGAACGCGAGCAGGTCCTGGCCCGCTCCGCCGAGATCGAAGCCGGTAGTGACACTATCCGGGTCATTGACCCACGCAACGCCTTCATGATGGATACCATGCTGCGCGACGTCGCCATCTACGGTACTGCAGCCAAGGCATCGGCGATTCTGAAGCGTCAGGATCTGGCCGGCAAGACCGGAACAACAAACGAGTATGTCGACGCCTGGTTCTGCGGTTATCAGATGACAGTCGCCGGTTGCGCCTGGATTGGCTTCGACCAGCCGAGAAAACTGGGAGACAAGGAAACTGGTGGCACGGCGGCACTACCGATCTGGATCGGCTACATGGCGCGCGCCCTCAAGGACGTACCAATGCAGGTACAGCAAGCGCCGGAAGGTCTCATTGCCTATGGCGAAGGGCGTGACCGAAGCTACGTCTACGCCGAGAACGCCGCCAATGAGCGTACGCCTGAAGAGGAAAGCCAGGATGCGACGCCGCTGCCCAAGCCAGACCTGAGTACGCCGCCCAGCGACTGA
- a CDS encoding type IV pilus inner membrane component PilO produces MNAKSISLPNFDFQSITDDFRFLNPNDPGSWPLVPKATVLVGLFAAILLAGWWFVWNDQLIELESKENEEQTLKQQFLDKKRQAVNLDLYIQQLAEIDRSFGALLKQLPDKSEIEALLIEVNQAGLGRGLQFELFKPGQEQVKDFYAELPITVKINGGYHDFGAFAADIAKLPRIVTLNNIAITSVKEGGQLSLDATTKTFRYLDDEEIAKQKKAEQQKKAEQGAKK; encoded by the coding sequence ATGAACGCCAAGTCCATATCCCTGCCCAATTTCGATTTTCAATCGATCACAGACGATTTTCGTTTCTTAAACCCGAATGATCCGGGTTCGTGGCCACTGGTTCCAAAGGCGACAGTTCTTGTCGGTTTATTTGCGGCAATTTTGCTGGCTGGCTGGTGGTTCGTCTGGAATGATCAGTTGATTGAATTGGAGTCCAAAGAAAATGAAGAGCAGACCTTGAAGCAGCAATTTCTGGATAAGAAGCGCCAGGCGGTGAATCTGGATCTCTATATCCAGCAGTTGGCTGAAATTGACCGTTCTTTTGGTGCCCTGTTAAAGCAGCTACCAGACAAATCCGAGATCGAGGCGCTGTTGATTGAGGTTAACCAGGCTGGCTTAGGGCGCGGTTTGCAGTTTGAGCTCTTCAAGCCTGGCCAGGAGCAAGTCAAGGATTTCTACGCCGAACTGCCGATTACAGTGAAAATTAATGGCGGCTACCATGACTTCGGCGCATTTGCCGCTGATATCGCGAAACTTCCGCGCATCGTAACGCTGAACAATATAGCAATCACTTCCGTTAAAGAGGGCGGTCAGCTCTCTCTTGATGCGACAACAAAGACATTCCGCTATCTGGATGACGAAGAAATCGCCAAGCAGAAAAAAGCCGAGCAACAGAAGAAGGCAGAGCAAGGAGCGAAGAAGTGA
- a CDS encoding pilus assembly protein PilM: MGFDISALLNPKARPLFGLDISSSAVKMVELTANGKDGYRVERYTIEVLPKDAVSDGNIANLDGVVDCVKRAWKRMGTSTRNVAMALPGSAVITKKIIVPAGLRDDELEAQVETEANQYIPFSIDEVNLDYQVIGPAPAVPDELEVLIAASKKERVEDRVAVADAAGLKAMVVDVESFAVLAAFELIERQLPESGKNQVVAMIDAGANVMNLTVLRNGQQVYAREQAFGGGQLTQDIARHYGMSFEDAEAAKRAGNLPEGYEVELLNPFMENLALEVSRALQFFFTSTQYNQVDHIVLAGGCAVIPGIDEVVATRTQVNTLIANPFANMVLSDRVRAKSLLADASSLMVACGLALRRFDPS, from the coding sequence GTGGGCTTCGATATCTCAGCGTTGTTAAATCCCAAGGCGCGTCCCTTGTTCGGGTTGGACATAAGTTCGTCCGCCGTAAAGATGGTTGAGTTGACCGCAAACGGGAAGGACGGCTATCGCGTTGAGCGCTACACCATTGAGGTGTTGCCCAAGGATGCGGTGTCCGATGGCAATATCGCCAACCTGGATGGCGTTGTCGACTGCGTGAAGCGTGCGTGGAAGCGCATGGGAACGTCGACTCGCAATGTCGCCATGGCTCTGCCAGGTTCTGCGGTCATCACCAAGAAAATCATTGTTCCGGCGGGGCTGCGGGATGACGAGCTTGAGGCTCAGGTCGAAACGGAGGCGAATCAGTACATTCCGTTTTCGATCGACGAAGTTAATCTGGATTATCAGGTGATCGGACCGGCCCCCGCAGTGCCCGATGAGCTTGAAGTCCTGATCGCAGCATCCAAAAAAGAACGCGTCGAAGATCGCGTAGCTGTTGCCGATGCGGCCGGGCTCAAAGCCATGGTGGTTGATGTCGAGTCTTTCGCAGTGTTGGCTGCGTTTGAGTTGATTGAGCGCCAGTTGCCAGAATCCGGCAAGAATCAGGTCGTCGCCATGATCGATGCCGGCGCCAATGTGATGAACTTGACCGTGCTCAGAAATGGCCAGCAGGTATATGCCCGTGAGCAGGCTTTTGGTGGCGGTCAATTAACGCAAGATATAGCGCGTCACTACGGCATGAGCTTCGAAGATGCCGAGGCGGCCAAAAGAGCGGGAAATCTGCCTGAAGGTTACGAGGTGGAGTTGCTGAACCCGTTCATGGAAAATTTGGCGCTCGAGGTTTCGCGTGCCTTGCAATTCTTCTTTACTTCGACTCAATACAACCAGGTTGATCACATCGTTCTCGCGGGAGGGTGCGCAGTAATCCCCGGCATCGATGAAGTTGTTGCGACTAGAACGCAAGTTAATACCCTGATTGCCAACCCGTTTGCCAACATGGTGCTGTCCGACCGCGTGCGTGCGAAGAGCCTTTTAGCCGACGCCTCGTCGCTGATGGTGGCCTGCGGCTTGGCTTTGCGGAGGTTTGATCCATCATGA
- a CDS encoding PilN domain-containing protein, producing MIRINLLPHREEAKKARREQFFVLVGLVSILGALIVFAGYTLIGGAITNQEGANDFLKKEIAVLDKQLDQIKRLKEQTQALLSRKQVIENLQRDRGETVYLLSELVKQVPEGIYLKAVKQDGLKINVIGHAQSNARISALMRNLEASPWLEQPQLVESKAVVVNGRRVYEFGMNFVMTRVKPDDVKGKK from the coding sequence ATGATTCGCATCAATCTTCTGCCGCATCGCGAAGAGGCAAAAAAAGCTAGGCGCGAACAGTTTTTCGTATTGGTCGGGTTGGTTTCTATTTTGGGTGCCCTGATCGTCTTTGCCGGCTACACCCTGATTGGTGGTGCGATCACCAACCAAGAGGGGGCAAATGACTTCCTCAAGAAGGAAATTGCAGTTCTTGACAAGCAACTGGATCAGATCAAGCGCCTGAAAGAGCAGACACAGGCATTGTTGTCACGAAAGCAGGTTATTGAAAACTTACAGCGTGATCGCGGTGAGACTGTTTATCTGCTCAGCGAACTGGTCAAGCAGGTTCCAGAGGGTATTTATCTAAAAGCGGTGAAGCAGGATGGCCTGAAAATCAATGTTATCGGTCATGCCCAGTCAAATGCCCGTATTTCAGCGCTGATGCGTAATTTGGAAGCATCCCCTTGGCTGGAGCAGCCGCAGTTGGTCGAAAGCAAGGCGGTAGTTGTCAATGGTCGCAGGGTTTACGAGTTCGGAATGAATTTCGTCATGACCCGAGTGAAACCAGACGACGTGAAGGGTAAAAAATGA